The following are encoded in a window of Meiothermus sp. CFH 77666 genomic DNA:
- a CDS encoding dioxygenase, whose amino-acid sequence MRDINEFSITQAVQDSFQIEPDSRFRFLLDTFVQHLHDYVREVRLTHEEWMMVMNFLYECGKISNPERSEFILLSDVLGLSALVDMINSYGGGTPHSNLGPFYLPDAPERELGSDLAEGYDGVVLLTRGIVRDTLGRPIAGAIVDTWQADASGTYPIQEQKYGRDKYDLRGRLRTNEKGEYWYTTVMPRPYTVPYDGPVGDLLRAGKRHAWRTAHLHYMVSAEGYRPLVTEVFFENSEYLDSDAVFGVRRSLVVKLEPVRKDQVLDLPLKRRPDAQFTFDFVLAPEG is encoded by the coding sequence GTGCGCGACATTAATGAGTTTTCTATCACCCAGGCAGTTCAGGACTCGTTTCAAATCGAGCCGGACTCTCGTTTCAGGTTCCTTCTGGACACCTTCGTGCAGCATCTGCACGATTATGTTCGGGAGGTGCGCCTTACTCACGAAGAGTGGATGATGGTAATGAACTTCCTTTACGAGTGTGGGAAGATCTCCAACCCAGAGCGAAGTGAGTTCATTCTCCTTTCAGACGTACTAGGCCTTTCTGCTCTGGTTGATATGATCAACAGCTATGGGGGTGGCACCCCCCACTCAAATCTAGGTCCCTTTTACCTGCCGGATGCTCCTGAGCGAGAGCTGGGCAGCGACCTGGCCGAAGGGTATGACGGGGTAGTTTTGCTGACCCGAGGCATCGTGCGCGATACCCTGGGCAGGCCAATCGCTGGTGCCATTGTGGATACCTGGCAGGCCGACGCATCCGGCACTTACCCTATTCAGGAACAAAAATACGGCCGAGACAAATACGACCTGCGAGGAAGGCTCCGAACCAACGAGAAAGGTGAGTACTGGTATACTACGGTCATGCCTAGGCCCTACACGGTGCCCTATGACGGCCCTGTAGGTGATTTGTTGAGGGCCGGAAAGCGGCACGCCTGGCGCACTGCACACTTGCATTACATGGTCTCGGCCGAAGGCTACCGCCCCCTGGTAACCGAGGTATTTTTCGAAAACAGCGAGTACCTTGATAGCGATGCGGTCTTTGGGGTGAGGCGTTCTTTGGTAGTCAAGCTCGAGCCCGTCAGGAAGGATCAGGTTCTTGACTTACCCCTTAAGCGACGTCCGGACGCTCAGTTTACCTTCGACTTCGTATTGGCCCCTGAAGGATGA
- a CDS encoding amidohydrolase family protein, producing MCKLEPPLLAPLESGSPLVGSKSLPESLPLGIGEPDRLTLIRGGTVLSMDARVGNFAVGDVLLKGSRILEVAPKIEAPDAAVIDANGHIVMPGFIDTHHHHFETALRGLLADAILLNDGRPSSAMNYYEVMLLKLSRVYRPEDVYINILYGSIAQLDAGVTTAMDVSQIHHSPEHSDAAVAALQDAGRRAVLGYFEGWGDKSQYPQDAARIRNQHFSSDDQLLTMVMGGEIYLPGFESAWRIGRELALPIAAHIVGTFGMAPTFDNLSQQNQFGSDNIFIHMTGMSDTAWQRAADSGAHVSLSVPIEMHMRHGTPPLQKALDLGMIVSLSSDVECTMTADMFTQMRSTITLQRMFANQLALEGKEFPSLMTVTEVLQMATLNGARGLRLEAKTGSLTPGKEADIILLDTNCLNTAPLNHAPGAVVTLMERSNVSTVICGGKVRKWKGELLGFDLEHLRRRLEQSRDYIFAAAGIEKDLFR from the coding sequence ATGTGTAAGCTCGAGCCCCCACTACTCGCCCCCCTGGAGTCCGGCAGTCCACTTGTGGGTTCAAAGTCCCTCCCCGAATCCCTCCCACTGGGGATTGGTGAACCTGACCGCCTAACCCTCATTCGGGGTGGGACAGTTCTTTCAATGGATGCTCGGGTTGGAAACTTCGCTGTGGGCGACGTGCTGCTCAAGGGTAGCCGTATCCTCGAGGTGGCTCCTAAAATCGAGGCTCCGGATGCTGCGGTCATTGATGCCAACGGTCACATTGTGATGCCGGGTTTTATTGACACCCACCATCATCACTTTGAAACAGCCCTGCGTGGGTTGTTGGCCGATGCCATTTTGCTGAATGATGGCCGACCCTCCTCGGCAATGAACTACTACGAGGTAATGCTCCTCAAGCTGTCCAGGGTGTATCGTCCAGAGGACGTCTACATCAACATCCTCTATGGCAGCATTGCCCAGCTTGATGCCGGGGTCACTACTGCAATGGACGTGAGCCAAATTCATCACTCACCTGAACACAGTGACGCAGCTGTTGCTGCTCTGCAGGATGCAGGCCGACGTGCCGTGCTGGGCTACTTTGAGGGCTGGGGGGACAAGAGTCAGTATCCACAGGATGCAGCCCGCATTCGCAATCAGCATTTCTCCAGCGATGACCAGTTGTTGACTATGGTGATGGGTGGGGAAATCTACCTCCCAGGCTTCGAGTCGGCATGGCGAATAGGCAGAGAGCTGGCACTTCCCATCGCGGCACACATCGTAGGTACCTTCGGCATGGCGCCAACCTTCGATAACCTATCTCAACAAAACCAGTTTGGCTCCGACAATATCTTTATTCACATGACAGGAATGTCGGATACGGCCTGGCAGCGCGCTGCCGATTCAGGGGCCCACGTTTCACTGTCGGTACCTATTGAGATGCATATGCGTCACGGCACTCCGCCCCTTCAAAAAGCGCTCGATCTGGGTATGATAGTATCGCTATCAAGCGATGTAGAGTGCACGATGACTGCCGACATGTTTACCCAAATGCGCTCTACCATTACCCTACAGCGCATGTTTGCCAACCAACTTGCCTTGGAGGGCAAAGAATTTCCTTCTCTGATGACAGTTACCGAGGTTTTGCAGATGGCTACCCTCAATGGGGCTCGTGGGCTTCGTCTGGAGGCTAAAACAGGTTCGCTCACCCCAGGCAAGGAAGCCGATATTATCCTGCTGGACACCAACTGCCTCAATACCGCTCCCCTAAACCATGCACCTGGCGCGGTGGTAACCCTCATGGAGCGTAGCAATGTTTCAACTGTGATATGCGGAGGCAAAGTACGCAAATGGAAGGGGGAGCTGCTGGGCTTTGACCTGGAGCATTTACGCCGGAGACTCGAGCAAAGCCGCGATTACATATTTGCGGCAGCCGGAATAGAGAAAGACCTTTTTCGCTGA
- a CDS encoding PhzF family phenazine biosynthesis protein: MPNSHRIPYLLVDAFTEIPGGGNRVALVLDARGMTTEEMQLVATRLGQPQAAFVTDWDGTGFGVRFFAANGEVEFSGHAAVALALTLAREEKLPAGIKKLYLRTIGESLKVELEDGRALVQSPSPRFRDPPSWKVLQEFIEVMGANERYLHRGLPYGITFTGLWTLFMPVVAPGLVDALEPDMEKLAELSEKLEVATVHVYAPYGPRRFYARTFAPALGIPEDPVTGSPNAALGALLARAGVVPRWEGAVNLTVTQGHRMGGPGQVEVRVEYGPAGNILGVFIGGTAVVAENGVVELGGSPN; this comes from the coding sequence ATGCCTAACAGCCATCGCATCCCCTATCTTCTGGTGGATGCTTTTACGGAAATTCCGGGTGGGGGCAACCGGGTGGCGCTGGTGCTGGATGCACGGGGCATGACCACCGAGGAGATGCAGCTGGTGGCCACCCGGCTGGGGCAACCCCAGGCCGCTTTTGTGACCGACTGGGACGGTACAGGGTTTGGCGTGCGTTTTTTTGCCGCCAATGGCGAGGTGGAGTTTAGCGGACATGCCGCCGTGGCCCTGGCGCTCACGTTGGCCAGAGAAGAAAAGCTGCCCGCCGGTATCAAAAAACTCTATTTGCGAACCATCGGGGAGTCGCTCAAGGTGGAGCTCGAGGACGGGCGGGCCCTGGTCCAAAGCCCCAGCCCTCGCTTCCGCGACCCCCCCTCCTGGAAGGTGTTGCAGGAGTTTATCGAGGTAATGGGCGCCAATGAGCGCTACCTGCACCGGGGCCTGCCCTATGGCATCACCTTTACCGGCTTGTGGACGCTCTTTATGCCGGTAGTGGCGCCCGGCCTGGTGGACGCCCTCGAGCCAGACATGGAAAAACTGGCGGAGCTATCGGAGAAGCTCGAGGTTGCCACCGTGCACGTTTACGCGCCCTATGGCCCCCGCCGCTTCTACGCACGCACCTTTGCCCCGGCCCTGGGCATCCCCGAAGACCCCGTCACCGGCTCACCCAATGCGGCCCTGGGCGCTCTGCTGGCGCGGGCGGGGGTGGTGCCCCGCTGGGAGGGCGCGGTCAACCTGACCGTTACCCAGGGCCATCGCATGGGCGGCCCGGGCCAGGTAGAGGTACGGGTCGAGTATGGCCCCGCCGGCAACATCCTGGGGGTGTTCATTGGCGGTACCGCCGTGGTGGCCGAAAACGGCGTGGTAGAACTGGGGGGCAGCCCGAATTAG
- a CDS encoding IclR family transcriptional regulator C-terminal domain-containing protein: MKLQLPTPETERPAEFVEAFARGLAVLEAFDAYHSEMTLSDIARRTGLPPAAVRRSLITLKTLGYVGQVGKRYYLRPRVLGIGSAFYFAARVDEVFLPELRALVEAFGDASSVATLYGHDVLYVAHYSVQRARRAAAHVGARYPAFATSLGRVLLAGLSEERLDTWLSELNPVPLTSRTITDKSELRRIIQQVRQLGYASTVDELDYGVTALAVPIRAPDGTTVAAINTSGYTGLVTPEKLVDERLPELRAAAQRIAVALSRNPVIYSMLAP; the protein is encoded by the coding sequence ATGAAGCTTCAACTCCCAACCCCCGAAACAGAGCGTCCAGCAGAATTTGTGGAGGCATTTGCCAGAGGTCTTGCGGTTTTGGAAGCTTTCGATGCTTATCACAGCGAGATGACCCTGAGCGATATCGCTCGCCGGACTGGCCTGCCCCCGGCTGCGGTTCGTCGGAGTCTGATCACTCTCAAAACCCTTGGCTATGTGGGCCAGGTGGGTAAGCGTTACTACTTACGACCGAGGGTATTGGGTATAGGCTCGGCCTTTTATTTTGCTGCGCGGGTAGACGAGGTGTTTTTGCCTGAACTCCGAGCCCTGGTAGAGGCCTTTGGCGATGCTTCCTCTGTTGCCACACTGTATGGTCATGATGTTTTGTACGTAGCTCATTACTCAGTACAGCGAGCACGACGGGCAGCTGCACATGTAGGGGCGCGTTATCCGGCTTTCGCCACCTCCTTGGGGCGGGTTTTGCTGGCAGGTTTGAGCGAGGAGCGCCTGGACACCTGGCTGTCCGAGCTGAATCCAGTACCTCTGACAAGCCGCACGATCACTGACAAGAGCGAACTAAGGCGAATTATCCAGCAGGTGCGTCAGCTAGGCTATGCTAGCACCGTAGACGAGCTAGATTATGGTGTAACGGCATTGGCGGTTCCTATCCGTGCACCTGATGGCACTACGGTTGCGGCCATCAACACATCGGGCTACACCGGACTTGTTACCCCCGAAAAGTTGGTGGACGAGCGCCTTCCAGAACTGCGCGCAGCCGCCCAGCGCATAGCCGTGGCTTTGAGTCGGAACCCTGTCATTTACTCTATGCTGGCTCCCTAG
- the hisS gene encoding histidine--tRNA ligase, producing the protein MLKAVPGTNDIFAQAKEYPFREPVFRYITQTAEEVLRGAGAQMIHTPIFEYLEVLQKGVGLTSDIVVKKEMYTLEDRGGRVLGLRPEPTASIVRAYNQHGMKVWPQPVRLFTWGPIFRAERHQKGRYKQFHQVDYEALGLSDPLLDAEAIALMVRIYKTLGLKNLEVKLGSVGDPEDRTRYNQYLRELFRPYAERLSEDSRVRLEANPMRILDSKSEQDQQIVADLQVKPMLEFLGDASRSFHERVCHYLTQLGIPFTVDPSIVRGLDYYVRTAWEVHHAQIGAKSALGGGGRYDGLSEMLGGPRVPGVGFGIGIERVAIALEQEGVAIPPDLSPTLYLAPLDEAAKIEALTLAEQLRPKVYVELGYTPKSPRKALEEALKKGAKYVGFLGEGERAKGVITLKHLESGEQTELEPLQLHSLFEGPDPK; encoded by the coding sequence ATGTTAAAGGCTGTTCCCGGAACCAACGACATTTTCGCTCAGGCCAAGGAATACCCTTTCCGCGAGCCGGTTTTTCGCTACATTACCCAGACCGCCGAGGAGGTCTTGCGGGGAGCTGGGGCCCAGATGATTCATACCCCGATATTCGAGTACCTGGAAGTTCTGCAAAAAGGCGTGGGGCTCACCTCGGACATCGTGGTCAAGAAGGAGATGTACACCCTCGAGGATCGCGGAGGGCGGGTGCTGGGTCTGCGCCCCGAGCCCACCGCCTCCATTGTGCGGGCCTACAACCAGCACGGCATGAAGGTCTGGCCCCAGCCGGTGCGGCTTTTCACCTGGGGGCCCATTTTCCGGGCCGAGCGCCACCAGAAGGGCCGCTACAAGCAGTTTCATCAGGTAGACTACGAGGCCCTGGGCCTCTCCGACCCCCTCCTGGACGCCGAGGCCATTGCGTTGATGGTGCGGATCTACAAAACCCTGGGCCTGAAAAACCTCGAGGTCAAGCTAGGCTCGGTAGGCGACCCCGAAGACCGCACCCGCTATAACCAGTACCTGCGGGAGCTCTTCCGGCCCTACGCCGAGCGGCTCTCGGAGGACTCGAGGGTGCGCCTGGAGGCCAACCCCATGCGGATTCTGGACTCCAAGAGCGAGCAGGATCAGCAGATTGTGGCCGATTTACAGGTAAAGCCAATGCTGGAGTTTCTGGGTGACGCGTCGCGCTCGTTCCACGAGCGGGTCTGTCACTATCTAACCCAGCTTGGTATTCCATTCACGGTAGACCCTAGCATTGTGCGTGGCCTTGACTATTACGTGCGTACGGCCTGGGAGGTTCACCATGCCCAGATCGGGGCCAAGTCGGCCTTAGGCGGCGGAGGGCGCTACGATGGCCTCTCGGAGATGCTGGGCGGCCCGCGGGTGCCGGGGGTGGGCTTTGGTATCGGTATCGAGCGGGTGGCGATAGCTCTCGAGCAGGAGGGCGTTGCCATTCCCCCCGACCTCTCCCCTACCCTCTACCTGGCCCCCCTTGACGAAGCAGCCAAGATAGAAGCTCTGACCCTGGCCGAACAACTGCGCCCGAAGGTTTACGTGGAGCTGGGCTACACCCCCAAAAGCCCGCGCAAGGCCCTCGAGGAGGCCCTCAAGAAAGGAGCCAAGTATGTGGGTTTCCTGGGCGAGGGCGAGCGGGCCAAAGGAGTTATTACCCTCAAGCACCTGGAAAGCGGGGAGCAAACCGAGCTCGAGCCCCTGCAACTGCACAGCCTTTTTGAAGGCCCTGACCCTAAATAG
- the aspS gene encoding aspartate--tRNA ligase, with protein MRRTLYCGHLREQHAGEKVILEGWVNRRRDLGGLIFIDLRDREGIVQVIVNPDSPCFAEADRVRSEWVVRVEGVVRSRPAEQVNPKLSTGAVEVVAEGLEVLAEARTPPFPIDAGWRGEPDQSVNEEVRLRNRVLDLRRKRLHDNLRLRHKVIAAIYRFLDAEGFISVETPYLTRSTPEGARDFLVPSRLEPGHFYALPQSPQLFKQMLMVAGYDRYFQIARCFRDEDLRADRQPDFTQLDLEMSFVTQEDILELNERLAAYILRETLGVELTLPFPRLTYAEVMNRYGSDKPDLRFGLELQDVTEVFRGGAFRAFASAETVKVLVVPALLPRKEIEELEALARSKGAAGLAWARLENGVLTGGIAKFIPPTLLEQVAVPEGQTLLFVAGPWRKTVESLGAVRLELGKRLKLIEPGYKFLWVVDFPLLEWDEEAGRFTYMHHPFTSPNLDDLHLLETDPGKVRAYAYDFVFNGSEAGGGSIRIHRRDLQERMFALLGIGPEEAQEKFGFLLEALSYGAPPHGGIAWGLDRFVANLAGEESIREVIAFPKNKEGKEPLTGAPAPVDEAQLATVGLAIRGQA; from the coding sequence ATGCGTCGTACGCTATATTGTGGTCATTTGCGCGAACAACATGCAGGGGAAAAAGTGATCCTGGAGGGCTGGGTCAACCGAAGGCGCGACCTGGGGGGGCTCATTTTTATCGATCTGCGGGATCGCGAGGGCATCGTTCAGGTCATCGTAAACCCGGACTCACCCTGCTTTGCCGAAGCTGATAGGGTGCGCTCGGAATGGGTGGTGCGGGTGGAAGGAGTGGTTCGCAGCCGCCCTGCCGAACAGGTCAACCCCAAACTTAGCACCGGCGCAGTGGAGGTGGTGGCGGAGGGCCTCGAGGTGCTGGCCGAGGCCAGAACCCCACCCTTCCCCATTGATGCCGGTTGGCGGGGTGAGCCAGACCAGAGCGTCAATGAAGAGGTGCGCCTCAGGAACCGCGTGCTGGACCTGCGGCGAAAGCGGCTGCACGACAACCTGCGCCTGCGGCACAAGGTAATTGCCGCCATCTACCGCTTTCTGGACGCCGAAGGCTTCATCAGCGTGGAGACCCCCTACCTGACCCGCTCGACCCCCGAAGGGGCGCGGGACTTCCTGGTGCCCTCGAGGCTGGAGCCCGGCCACTTTTACGCCCTACCCCAGTCACCCCAGCTTTTCAAACAGATGCTGATGGTGGCGGGCTATGACCGCTACTTCCAGATCGCCCGATGCTTCCGCGACGAAGACCTGCGGGCCGACCGCCAACCCGACTTTACCCAGCTCGATCTGGAGATGTCCTTTGTCACCCAGGAGGACATCCTCGAGCTCAACGAGCGACTGGCCGCCTATATCTTGCGGGAGACGCTGGGGGTCGAGCTCACCCTGCCCTTTCCCCGCCTGACCTATGCCGAGGTGATGAACCGCTACGGCTCGGACAAGCCCGACCTGCGCTTTGGCCTCGAGCTCCAGGACGTGACCGAGGTGTTCAGGGGGGGTGCCTTCCGGGCCTTTGCCAGCGCCGAGACCGTCAAGGTGCTGGTAGTACCGGCCCTGCTGCCCCGCAAGGAGATCGAGGAACTCGAGGCCCTGGCCAGGTCCAAGGGGGCCGCCGGGCTGGCCTGGGCGCGGTTGGAGAACGGAGTGCTCACGGGCGGAATCGCCAAGTTTATTCCACCCACCCTTTTGGAACAGGTGGCCGTACCGGAGGGCCAGACTTTGCTGTTCGTGGCGGGCCCCTGGCGCAAAACCGTAGAAAGCCTGGGAGCGGTGCGGCTCGAGCTGGGCAAACGGCTAAAGCTGATCGAGCCCGGCTACAAGTTTTTGTGGGTGGTGGACTTTCCCCTGCTGGAGTGGGACGAAGAAGCCGGGCGCTTTACCTACATGCACCACCCCTTTACCAGCCCCAACTTAGACGACCTGCACCTGCTCGAGACCGACCCCGGCAAGGTACGGGCCTACGCCTACGACTTTGTTTTCAATGGCTCCGAGGCCGGGGGCGGCTCCATTCGTATCCACCGCCGCGACCTGCAGGAACGCATGTTTGCCCTGCTGGGCATCGGCCCAGAGGAGGCCCAGGAGAAGTTTGGGTTTCTGCTCGAGGCCCTTTCCTATGGCGCACCCCCCCACGGCGGGATCGCCTGGGGCCTGGATCGCTTTGTAGCCAACCTGGCGGGCGAAGAGTCCATCCGCGAGGTCATCGCATTCCCCAAGAACAAAGAGGGCAAGGAGCCCCTCACCGGCGCTCCGGCGCCCGTGGATGAGGCCCAGCTGGCTACGGTGGGGCTGGCCATACGGGGGCAGGCATGA
- a CDS encoding CoA transferase: MAKPLAGVRVVEMGTYITGPAAAMHLADLGADVVKVERPGEGDPFRAFKGGLYSPHFQTYNRNKRSIALDNARAEDRAIFQELIATADVFIHNFRPGVAERLGAGEEELRRIRHNLIYCAISGFGATGPKRDYPVYDTVAQAASGYLWQLLPPDKPRVIGPAIADAVAGIYAALGILAALVERQRTGRGRRLDISMLEAMSYFNLDSFTHHFSVGEVMGPLSRPSVSQSYVFECADGKWIAIHLSSPTKFWEGLLRATQQEQLAQDPRFSERLKRIANQQALIEILTPIFLQESREEWCQRLAAEGVPHAPVYDSSEALEDPQAQHLKLKVTVPGSPMGHFTTVRSPYTFDGQIDTDIIPPPTLDEHGDEIRAELAQRKAGKRS; encoded by the coding sequence ATGGCTAAACCTTTAGCTGGTGTTCGAGTAGTAGAAATGGGTACTTACATCACGGGCCCGGCAGCGGCCATGCACCTCGCTGACCTGGGCGCAGACGTTGTCAAAGTGGAGCGGCCAGGTGAAGGAGATCCTTTTCGGGCTTTCAAGGGCGGTCTTTACAGCCCTCACTTTCAGACCTATAACCGCAACAAGCGCTCCATTGCCCTTGACAACGCTCGGGCTGAGGACCGCGCGATCTTTCAAGAGCTTATTGCAACCGCGGACGTTTTCATCCACAACTTTCGACCTGGAGTAGCAGAAAGGTTAGGGGCAGGCGAGGAGGAACTGCGCCGAATACGGCATAACCTGATCTACTGCGCCATATCGGGTTTCGGGGCCACAGGACCCAAGCGCGATTACCCCGTGTACGACACCGTGGCGCAGGCTGCATCAGGGTATTTATGGCAACTTTTACCCCCCGATAAGCCGCGGGTTATTGGCCCAGCTATCGCCGACGCAGTAGCCGGCATCTACGCTGCGCTGGGTATTTTGGCTGCACTGGTGGAGCGTCAGCGTACGGGCAGAGGGCGCAGGCTCGACATATCTATGCTCGAGGCCATGAGCTACTTCAACCTTGATAGCTTTACCCACCACTTCAGCGTAGGCGAGGTGATGGGCCCCCTCTCACGACCTTCCGTTTCTCAAAGTTATGTGTTTGAGTGTGCCGACGGCAAGTGGATCGCTATTCACCTTTCCTCTCCAACCAAGTTTTGGGAAGGCTTGCTCAGGGCTACACAGCAGGAACAACTAGCGCAAGACCCCCGTTTCTCCGAGCGCCTCAAGCGAATTGCCAATCAGCAGGCTTTGATTGAAATACTAACTCCGATATTTTTACAGGAAAGCCGAGAAGAATGGTGCCAACGCCTGGCAGCCGAGGGGGTACCCCATGCGCCTGTCTACGACTCCAGCGAAGCGCTGGAGGATCCACAAGCTCAACATCTCAAGCTCAAGGTTACGGTTCCAGGCTCGCCCATGGGGCACTTTACCACCGTCCGTTCTCCCTACACCTTTGATGGGCAGATAGATACCGATATAATCCCACCCCCAACCCTGGATGAGCACGGAGATGAAATCCGCGCTGAGCTGGCGCAGCGCAAGGCTGGTAAGCGTTCTTGA
- a CDS encoding citryl-CoA lyase, giving the protein MRIGKTDQPFTSIATSDAESVTIRGFDLCHELIGKLSFSELFWLLMLGQLPTTGQRAMLDACLIAIAEHGLVPTVQAARMTLAAAPEAWQGAMAAGLLGMGTVVAGSSEAAGRYLVELRDTAEAIGNEELAVEESLKRLKAARAKVAGLGHPQHTAGDPRAVRLLELADEHGTSAQHVRLLRLLGKMAPDIMERRLPINVSGAIAAVMLDAGWPVEGLKAVPLVARAAGLAAHLHEETQRPIGFILSYHAAQAIHYDGPIRKE; this is encoded by the coding sequence ATGCGCATAGGCAAAACGGATCAGCCTTTTACGTCCATAGCCACATCAGATGCCGAGAGCGTGACCATTCGCGGCTTTGACCTGTGTCACGAGTTGATAGGCAAGCTTAGTTTCAGTGAGCTCTTTTGGTTGCTGATGTTGGGTCAACTACCCACCACCGGTCAGCGAGCTATGCTGGATGCCTGTCTCATAGCTATCGCTGAGCATGGGCTGGTGCCAACCGTGCAAGCCGCCCGCATGACCCTTGCTGCCGCACCGGAGGCCTGGCAAGGGGCAATGGCTGCGGGCCTTCTGGGAATGGGCACAGTGGTTGCGGGTTCTTCCGAAGCAGCAGGCCGTTACCTTGTCGAGCTAAGAGATACAGCGGAAGCAATCGGAAACGAAGAACTAGCGGTGGAAGAAAGCCTGAAGCGTCTCAAGGCAGCTCGGGCAAAGGTGGCCGGGTTGGGGCACCCCCAGCACACAGCAGGTGATCCCAGGGCTGTACGCCTACTCGAGCTCGCCGATGAGCACGGTACGTCAGCCCAGCACGTGCGGCTTTTGCGTCTGTTAGGAAAAATGGCCCCGGACATCATGGAGCGGCGTCTTCCGATTAACGTGTCGGGAGCAATTGCTGCCGTAATGCTTGATGCTGGTTGGCCTGTAGAAGGGCTCAAGGCAGTGCCACTAGTGGCTCGAGCAGCAGGGCTTGCCGCGCATCTACACGAGGAAACCCAGCGTCCGATAGGCTTCATATTGTCCTACCACGCAGCACAGGCCATACATTACGACGGCCCCATTCGCAAGGAGTAG
- a CDS encoding S-layer homology domain-containing protein produces the protein MPNDVPADHWAAQAVGQVTARGWLQGFPGGLFKGEVRLDRFQLATTLARVLADSPLAAQEAEVRFKDVKPNHWALPGIRRMVGEGLVQGFPDQTYRGTSLLTRYQLAVVLDKLTQRLGLAAPAKLVRPDDLPAAHWAEAAVLRMVALQIMPLGSDGLFRGSEAVSRYQMAHSLWKLDEHLSALAAASNNPKAAANSSTAPSNPTRATVTPPVAQGAAQPAPTNISRNPAPQQPAEPLVQASSAQPALEQARLTLGEMARVPLPEAWAGLSLEDTLVHLGQAMRNGQVWVTLRREGESALALLRLSEQPSIEAFYPIAEAVAAASEGWAWLEGGQRLLFLDPKTQKSRVYGPIGQTGAREALPPVFAQGIHKGLLGGVALDESRNYLALIGGRPLCVPSCEAASSSPVLRLVLLGLNPDGLFAEYAYLLDNPKNEVVGLAWPKPRLLLIHEYDGQKSRVYSVDLNQADDLAFTEWDSPEAGLEVRPAVKPLAKRLILEVSLEKPRGLAILNPGEAIVAEKGLVKLSFSKPLW, from the coding sequence ATGCCAAACGATGTGCCCGCCGACCACTGGGCGGCCCAGGCGGTGGGCCAGGTGACCGCTCGAGGCTGGCTGCAGGGCTTTCCGGGGGGCTTGTTCAAGGGTGAGGTGCGGCTGGATCGTTTTCAACTGGCCACCACCCTTGCACGGGTACTGGCCGACAGCCCTCTGGCCGCCCAGGAGGCCGAGGTGCGCTTCAAGGACGTGAAGCCCAACCACTGGGCCCTGCCCGGCATCCGCCGGATGGTAGGGGAGGGGCTTGTGCAGGGTTTCCCGGATCAGACCTACCGCGGAACCTCGTTGCTGACCCGGTATCAGCTGGCAGTGGTGCTGGACAAACTCACCCAACGCCTGGGCCTGGCTGCGCCCGCCAAGCTCGTCCGACCCGATGACCTGCCCGCAGCCCACTGGGCCGAGGCCGCAGTGCTGCGGATGGTGGCCCTTCAGATTATGCCCCTTGGCTCGGATGGACTGTTTCGGGGGAGCGAGGCGGTCAGCCGCTATCAGATGGCCCACTCGCTCTGGAAGCTCGATGAGCACCTGAGCGCTCTGGCGGCTGCGTCCAACAACCCCAAGGCAGCTGCAAACAGCTCCACGGCTCCATCGAACCCAACCAGGGCTACTGTTACACCGCCGGTTGCGCAGGGGGCGGCCCAACCGGCTCCGACCAACATTTCCCGTAACCCCGCCCCGCAGCAGCCTGCGGAGCCATTGGTACAGGCCAGCAGCGCCCAGCCCGCCCTCGAGCAGGCCAGGCTTACGCTTGGTGAAATGGCCCGCGTACCGCTACCCGAAGCCTGGGCGGGCTTGAGCCTTGAGGATACCCTGGTACACCTCGGCCAGGCCATGCGAAATGGGCAGGTCTGGGTCACCTTGCGCCGGGAGGGGGAGAGTGCGCTGGCCTTGTTGCGGCTGTCTGAGCAGCCCAGCATCGAAGCCTTTTACCCCATAGCCGAGGCCGTCGCTGCGGCCAGTGAGGGCTGGGCCTGGCTCGAGGGCGGCCAGCGGCTTTTGTTCCTCGACCCAAAAACCCAGAAGAGCCGGGTATACGGGCCCATCGGGCAGACAGGTGCGCGGGAAGCACTGCCGCCGGTCTTTGCTCAGGGTATTCACAAGGGCCTGCTGGGGGGTGTTGCGCTGGATGAAAGCCGAAACTACCTGGCCCTGATTGGCGGGCGGCCCCTGTGCGTGCCTAGCTGTGAGGCCGCCTCGAGCTCGCCGGTGCTCCGGCTGGTGCTGCTGGGCCTTAATCCAGACGGCCTTTTTGCCGAGTATGCCTATCTGCTGGATAACCCCAAAAACGAGGTGGTGGGCCTGGCCTGGCCCAAGCCCCGGCTGCTGCTGATACACGAGTACGACGGCCAGAAAAGCCGGGTCTATAGCGTGGATCTGAACCAGGCTGACGACCTGGCCTTTACGGAGTGGGATTCTCCTGAGGCGGGCCTCGAGGTCAGACCGGCGGTCAAGCCGCTTGCAAAGCGCCTGATTCTCGAGGTGAGCCTGGAAAAACCAAGAGGCCTGGCCATCCTGAACCCTGGTGAAGCCATTGTGGCCGAAAAAGGGCTGGTCAAACTGAGCTTCTCCAAACCGCTGTGGTGA